One genomic window of Deinococcus sp. QL22 includes the following:
- a CDS encoding FAD-binding oxidoreductase has protein sequence MPILELSPNDQTLTVTGDTPLLAVYAALPAGLYPPFPPVELPGGVGGLVSRGGFGQNFFFAAEVLGLTFISPSGQRIVAGGRTVKNVQGYDLTRPFVGSFGALGHAESVTLRLRPGRVNAHHSRTGRLSETADLASRFVWQAGETLHAFHIGHAAEVASVMNQFGGTPHLEQLNYCPQFEQGVGIGEHAILQDRRFRWANGSVIPVIPALFQRLASLL, from the coding sequence ATGCCGATTCTTGAGCTTTCCCCCAATGATCAGACACTGACGGTCACAGGCGATACCCCCTTGTTGGCGGTCTATGCTGCCTTACCTGCAGGTCTGTATCCCCCGTTTCCGCCCGTGGAATTGCCAGGTGGTGTGGGTGGCTTGGTCAGTCGTGGGGGCTTTGGGCAGAACTTCTTTTTTGCGGCTGAGGTCTTGGGCCTGACGTTCATTTCTCCCAGCGGTCAGCGCATCGTGGCGGGCGGGCGCACGGTCAAGAATGTCCAGGGCTATGACCTGACCCGGCCCTTTGTCGGCAGCTTCGGCGCACTCGGACACGCTGAAAGCGTCACGCTCAGGCTTCGCCCCGGCCGAGTGAACGCCCATCACAGCCGAACTGGACGGCTCTCGGAAACCGCAGATCTCGCTTCCAGATTCGTGTGGCAAGCAGGGGAGACGCTCCATGCCTTCCATATCGGTCACGCTGCCGAGGTGGCCTCTGTCATGAATCAGTTTGGGGGGACACCGCACTTAGAACAGCTGAACTACTGCCCGCAGTTCGAACAAGGCGTAGGAATTGGCGAGCACGCGATACTGCAGGATCGGCGCTTTCGGTGGGCCAATGGGTCTGTGATACCAGTCATCCCCGCCCTGTTTCAACGGTTGGCCAGTCTGCTCTGA